In a genomic window of Streptomyces sp. NBC_01231:
- a CDS encoding NAD(P)-dependent glycerol-3-phosphate dehydrogenase has product MSQHRSARAAVFSAGSWGTAVAKILADAGTDVIVHARRDEIVNAINTVHRNPGYFPDVELPASLTATTDPAAALHGADYLVLSIPAQSLRTNLAAWAPHIGPDTVIVSLMKGIELGSGERASQVITEVTGVSADRVAVLSGPNLAREIMDGQPAAATVACPDEDAACRFQQACHTTYFRPYTSTDVTGCELGGAVKNVIALAVGIASGMGMGDNASAMLITRGLAETTRLAVAMGAHPATLAGLAGLGDLVATCSSPLSRNRTFGTHLGHGLSVEQATTATRQTTEGVKSAEAILALAHAHGVEMPITEVISALLHEKVTLDEAAAALMQRPPKPER; this is encoded by the coding sequence GTGAGCCAGCACCGTTCCGCCCGTGCGGCGGTGTTCTCAGCCGGGTCCTGGGGTACCGCCGTCGCCAAGATCCTCGCCGACGCCGGCACTGACGTCATCGTGCACGCTCGCCGGGACGAGATCGTCAACGCGATCAACACGGTTCACCGCAACCCTGGCTACTTCCCGGACGTCGAGCTGCCCGCCTCGCTGACGGCCACGACCGACCCGGCCGCCGCGCTTCACGGCGCGGACTACCTCGTGCTGTCCATCCCTGCGCAGTCCCTGCGGACCAACCTCGCCGCGTGGGCGCCGCACATCGGGCCCGACACCGTGATCGTGTCGCTGATGAAGGGCATCGAGCTGGGCAGCGGGGAACGGGCGAGCCAGGTCATCACCGAGGTGACCGGCGTGAGCGCGGACCGGGTCGCGGTGCTGTCGGGCCCCAACCTCGCCCGCGAGATCATGGACGGCCAGCCCGCCGCCGCCACCGTTGCCTGCCCCGACGAGGACGCCGCCTGCCGCTTCCAGCAGGCATGCCACACCACCTACTTCCGGCCCTACACCAGCACCGACGTGACCGGCTGCGAGCTGGGCGGCGCGGTGAAGAACGTCATCGCGCTCGCGGTCGGTATCGCCTCGGGCATGGGTATGGGCGACAACGCCTCGGCGATGCTCATCACGCGCGGGCTGGCGGAGACCACCCGGCTGGCTGTGGCCATGGGCGCCCACCCGGCCACCCTCGCCGGTCTGGCCGGCCTCGGCGACCTGGTGGCCACCTGCTCGTCTCCGCTCTCCCGCAACCGCACCTTCGGCACTCACCTCGGTCACGGCCTGAGCGTCGAACAGGCGACGACCGCCACCCGGCAGACCACCGAGGGCGTCAAATCCGCCGAGGCGATTCTCGCCCTGGCTCACGCCCACGGCGTCGAGATGCCGATCACGGAAGTGATCTCCGCCCTGCTGCACGAGAAGGTCACCCTCGACGAGGCCGCCGCCGCGCTGATGCAGCGGCCCCCCAAGCCCGAGCGCTGA
- a CDS encoding helix-turn-helix domain-containing protein, producing MPRPEKQLTPDASPRDWFGHELRTWRKKRGPLTHAELGAKVQVSGSLIEKIEKGTATCSKDLAERLDEVLQTGGVLTRAWGMVFGQTEKPRPETESAPPGRAEASDQIHEGRILGRGSTTPPSGSPASVDRRAFLATSGLAAIAPIDLVHLVTPAASREIPTQIRPREIGQLKSLADVIHRQDNEYGGGGAVRELARGAIMWGASLLPVPCPEPLRPELLASVARLGIVVGASQFDAYAHGDARVSFRLAAECAEEAGEWHLRAKTYSFMARQEIWVGDPDTGLTHAEKGLVRSDRLTGTERAMLHTARARAFGKMRDVANTLRAVGEADAAFEQSDPAQDPPWMAYYDYAQHHGDTAHALFDLAVHADQDPGQAARRFEIAVKGHGNAFARSRAISETKLASLVMAKGDDPRHAVVLGHRALDDVGKLTSCRAAEDLRELARFAGRYRKLPEASDLRERIAATVQA from the coding sequence ATGCCAAGACCCGAGAAGCAGTTGACTCCGGACGCGTCTCCGCGTGACTGGTTCGGTCATGAACTGCGGACCTGGCGCAAGAAGCGCGGCCCTCTCACTCACGCCGAGTTGGGTGCGAAAGTGCAGGTCAGCGGTTCACTCATTGAGAAGATCGAGAAGGGGACTGCTACCTGCTCGAAGGACTTGGCTGAGCGCTTGGACGAGGTCCTGCAGACGGGCGGAGTCCTCACCCGGGCGTGGGGGATGGTGTTCGGGCAAACGGAAAAACCCCGCCCCGAAACGGAAAGTGCACCCCCTGGCAGGGCGGAGGCGTCGGATCAGATCCATGAAGGCCGCATCCTGGGCAGAGGTAGTACAACACCTCCAAGCGGGAGCCCTGCCTCTGTGGACCGTCGCGCCTTCCTCGCCACGAGCGGCCTTGCCGCCATCGCCCCCATAGACCTGGTCCACCTCGTGACCCCAGCCGCCTCCCGGGAGATACCGACTCAGATCCGCCCGCGGGAGATCGGGCAGCTGAAGTCGCTGGCCGATGTCATCCATCGCCAGGACAACGAGTACGGAGGCGGCGGCGCGGTGCGAGAACTGGCCCGCGGTGCCATCATGTGGGGCGCCTCCCTGCTGCCGGTGCCCTGCCCCGAGCCCCTGCGGCCTGAACTCCTAGCCTCTGTAGCCCGGTTAGGGATCGTCGTCGGTGCCTCGCAGTTCGACGCGTACGCTCACGGCGATGCCCGAGTCAGCTTCCGGTTAGCCGCTGAGTGCGCGGAAGAAGCCGGGGAGTGGCACCTGCGCGCCAAGACGTACTCGTTCATGGCCCGGCAGGAAATCTGGGTGGGAGATCCGGATACTGGCCTAACTCACGCAGAGAAGGGTCTGGTGCGCTCCGACCGACTCACCGGGACCGAGCGTGCCATGCTGCACACCGCACGCGCCCGCGCCTTCGGCAAGATGCGCGATGTAGCCAACACCCTGCGCGCGGTTGGAGAAGCCGACGCCGCGTTCGAACAGTCCGACCCGGCACAGGATCCGCCGTGGATGGCCTACTACGACTACGCCCAGCACCACGGCGACACCGCCCACGCGCTGTTCGATCTCGCGGTCCACGCGGACCAGGACCCTGGGCAGGCGGCCCGCCGCTTCGAAATCGCGGTGAAAGGACACGGCAACGCTTTCGCCCGCTCGCGCGCCATCTCTGAGACAAAACTTGCTTCCCTGGTCATGGCCAAGGGCGACGATCCGCGGCACGCGGTCGTGCTCGGCCACCGAGCGCTGGACGACGTCGGCAAGCTGACCTCCTGCCGGGCCGCCGAGGACCTGCGGGAACTCGCCCGGTTCGCAGGCCGGTACCGGAAGCTCCCCGAGGCCAGCGACCTGCGCGAGCGCATCGCGGCTACGGTGCAGGCGTGA
- a CDS encoding aminoglycoside phosphotransferase family protein has translation MTTSPTPTQAVLEEACLAAGLDATNADPIRIAENAIWRLPGGMVVRIARPGQSAAATREVQVARWLAAQGVPAVRALDLRQPVAASGHPVTFWQELPPHEIGTVTDVVVLLKQLHALPKPDLPLGELDPFVRLVERIDAASTISDDDRQWLNGRLEDLKQQWASRPKGLPECVVHGDAWVGNVARTEAGPLLMDFERASFGPPEWDLVSTAVKLTTTGAVSAEEYAAFCETYGVDVTEWEGYELLAGARELRMATYAAQHAASRPEWRREAQYRIDCLRGRAGAPPWRWKGIM, from the coding sequence GTGACCACTTCGCCCACGCCCACCCAAGCCGTACTTGAGGAGGCGTGCCTCGCCGCCGGCCTCGACGCGACCAACGCCGATCCGATACGGATCGCCGAGAACGCCATATGGCGTCTGCCCGGGGGGATGGTGGTGCGCATCGCTCGGCCCGGCCAGTCCGCCGCCGCAACGCGCGAGGTTCAGGTCGCCCGCTGGCTGGCCGCCCAGGGCGTGCCCGCCGTACGCGCCCTTGACCTGCGGCAGCCGGTAGCAGCCAGCGGGCACCCGGTGACGTTCTGGCAGGAGCTGCCGCCACACGAAATCGGAACCGTCACCGATGTCGTCGTGCTACTCAAGCAACTGCACGCCCTGCCAAAACCAGACCTGCCATTGGGAGAGCTAGACCCGTTCGTCCGGCTGGTTGAGCGCATCGACGCAGCGAGCACAATTTCTGACGATGACCGGCAGTGGCTGAACGGCCGGCTTGAAGATCTCAAGCAGCAATGGGCTTCGAGGCCGAAGGGACTGCCCGAGTGCGTAGTCCACGGGGATGCATGGGTCGGCAACGTGGCGCGCACGGAGGCCGGCCCGTTGTTGATGGACTTCGAGCGCGCTTCGTTTGGCCCGCCGGAGTGGGATCTCGTGTCGACCGCGGTGAAGCTCACGACGACCGGCGCGGTGTCTGCAGAGGAGTATGCCGCGTTCTGCGAGACCTACGGCGTTGACGTCACGGAGTGGGAAGGGTATGAACTCCTCGCTGGCGCACGCGAGTTGCGTATGGCGACATACGCCGCGCAGCACGCTGCCAGCCGGCCGGAGTGGAGGCGCGAGGCGCAATACCGCATTGACTGCTTGCGCGGCCGGGCCGGGGCGCCGCCGTGGCGATGGAAGGGGATCATGTAG
- a CDS encoding methyltransferase domain-containing protein, which produces MNPTPTTAPPASGEQRSAHYDAFHTARARTDLVSRLYATAMGEDYPAEVAASSSCDWPLLGLMTGRLRTRPGQLLVDAGCGTGGIGLWLARALALRLEGFDLSHVAIAQATDRRARFGMSADRAAFRVAELEDNGLPDSSAHGIVCVDALGRAADRETAVRELGRVLAPGGRLVLTRSLRRGAEPLWEEQARAAGLAVEHVDERPAEPAMWDRLYRLWIAHADELRHELGKLQAQNMLREAHQVLPTLPGRRAVLLTLQHPARVPAGPGAADRMSGPSSRPGDGPASSERTPQ; this is translated from the coding sequence ATGAACCCCACCCCCACGACGGCGCCGCCCGCGTCCGGCGAACAGCGCTCCGCCCACTACGACGCCTTCCACACCGCCCGGGCCCGCACCGATCTGGTCTCCCGCCTGTACGCCACAGCGATGGGCGAGGACTACCCCGCCGAGGTCGCCGCCTCCAGCTCCTGCGACTGGCCCCTGCTCGGGCTTATGACAGGGCGGCTGCGGACGCGGCCGGGCCAGCTTCTCGTGGACGCGGGCTGCGGCACCGGCGGCATCGGCCTGTGGCTGGCCCGCGCCCTAGCCCTGCGCCTGGAGGGCTTCGACCTCTCCCACGTCGCCATCGCCCAGGCCACCGACCGCCGCGCCCGCTTCGGCATGTCCGCCGACCGTGCCGCCTTCCGCGTTGCCGAGCTGGAGGACAACGGCCTGCCCGACTCCAGTGCCCACGGCATCGTGTGCGTGGACGCCCTCGGTCGCGCCGCCGACCGGGAAACGGCGGTACGCGAGCTCGGTCGCGTCCTGGCCCCGGGCGGCCGGCTGGTCCTGACCCGATCGCTGCGGCGCGGCGCGGAACCCCTCTGGGAGGAGCAGGCACGCGCCGCCGGACTCGCGGTGGAACACGTGGATGAGCGTCCCGCCGAGCCCGCGATGTGGGACCGGCTCTACCGGCTGTGGATCGCCCACGCTGACGAGCTGCGGCATGAGCTGGGCAAGCTACAGGCACAGAACATGCTGCGCGAAGCGCACCAAGTGCTGCCCACGCTGCCGGGCCGTCGCGCCGTCCTGCTGACCCTGCAGCACCCTGCACGTGTTCCGGCCGGGCCTGGCGCGGCCGATAGGATGTCCGGGCCCAGCAGCCGCCCCGGTGATGGGCCCGCGTCCAGCGAGAGGACCCCGCAGTGA